In Mucilaginibacter sp. KACC 22063, the genomic stretch ATATATATTTAGCAGCAATGTTAAAGCCCATCAAAAATACGTACTGCAGAATGAGAACACCATCAAGGTAAAAGAAATAGTAGTATTCATTTTTCTCCCATTTTGATTTAAAAATGAGCCATCCTGTAAGTATGGCTACTATGGTCAGCGCAAAAAAATCAAGGCTAAAACCATTGTCGCGGAACATGAACATCAGCACCACATAGCCTGCCAGTAAGATCTGACAAAACAGGTACGCATTTTTTTCGCCCCAGGCTACCGCAATTGTTTTGAGGTTGTTTTTACGGTCCTGAAACAGATCGCGGATATCAAACGGCACAGTCAATGCACCGATAAATAAAAAGCGTTTGGCTATAAGTATGGTGGTGTCCCGCATGGATATGGTTGTGGTATGTGCGTCAAGCGCTTCCAGTACTGGTAGCAGAACACAGCTGAGTGTCCATACCAATGTGATTAAAAATGGCTTTAAGCCAGGGATATGCCTCAGCCCGAATTTCTGTTCGCCTACTCTAAACAGTGGTAGCCCGTAACCGAATGAAAGTACAGACATAAACACCAATAGTAGTTTAGACTGCAGCGACATGAAAAAGAACAGCGGTACAAGCATGAGTAATGCTACAATGGTAAAGCTTACCATTAGCCTGTAACGTGCAAAGAACCAATGCACACGTACGTAAGGTGAAAGTTCGGGGTGCTTTGGCTTGGGGAATAATATACTGAAGTTGTATAAGCCCAATGTAGATACAAACAGCAGGCTTAATACCGCATAGTCGGGCTTTGAGCCTATTAAATGAAAAGTAACCAAACCTTGCGCCACGGCACATAAGGCCATAAATATATTGCTGAACAGCAAAAAATCAAAGGCGGGCTTCAGGAGTTTCTTCATTCAATAGGGCAGGTCCCGGTCAAAAAGCTTACGCAGGTTGCGCCGAGGACTTTAATTCAAATATCGTAATCTCCGGTAATATTCCAACCCGACCAGGGTACCCTAAAAATCCATAACCAACATTTACATATAGCTGTTGCTTGCCTTCCTGGTAAAGGCCAGCCCACTCTTTGTAAATATATTCAATAGGGCTCCATTGAAATTCTTTGGTACGGATACCTGCCTGCATACCATGCGTATGGCCGGAGAACATAACATCAATTTGCGGATAGCCAGGTAATACCTTGGCTCGCCAGTGTGACGGATCGTGTGACAGCAACAGTTTTACAGGAAGATCGTCTGTGTTTTTGGTTGCCAGGTCAAGCCGGCCGCGTTTAGGGAAACGGCTGATCAGTCCCCAGTTTTCAACGCCTAAAATGCCAATTTCTTCGCCTTCTACTTTCAAACGTCGGTTTTCGTTTAATAGTAAGTCCCAGCCCAGGCGTTTATGCGTATCCATCAGGTCCTGATGATTTTTTTGCTTGGCTGCTTCATTAGGCCACCAAGAGTAATCGCCATAATCATGGTTTCCTAAAGAAGAATAAACACCTAACGGTGCTTTTATCTTGCCGAATATGTCCTGATAGTCGCGCATTTCGGTTGCCAGATCGTTTACGAGATCACCGGTGAAGAAAATGAAATCAGGCTTCTCGCGCATGAGCAGGTCAACACCGCCTGCAACTGCTTTCTTGTTGTAAAAGCTGCCTGAGTGTACGTCAGAAATCTGTCCAAGTTTAATGCCATCAAACTTTTTAGGCAGGTTGGGCAGGTATAGCGTTTGGCGGATTACCTTGTAATCATATACACCATCTATAATACCCCAGGTTAGCGCGCCTACCGGTAAAGCACCTGCAAGCAGGCCCGCCTTTACCAAAAATTCAGAACGGGATATATCAGTTGGGTTTGCGGGCTTCAACTTCCCACTTTCATCAGGTTGCTTTTTTGTAAGCGCCCATTTACCAGTTCTGCGTAAATCGTCAATAAAAAGGAATACAAGTACAATGGCTTTGCCTATTAGCAATAAAAAGAAGCTAAGCAATATAGCCGCCCTTATTCCCATGCCCAGCTTAAAAAATATGCTGAGGAACATGCCTACAATCAGTGCAACGGATACCGTCCAGTAGGTTTTTGTAAACCATTTGGTATGCAAAAAGCGCCACTTTACGGCGCTTTTTAAACCTTTGATAATATATAGATCAGCTAATAAAAGAAGTGCTGAAATAAAAACAAGAGTGATCGTCTGTCGCGTCATTGCGCAAATTTAGTAACGATCATCCTCAAAATCATCATCTTCTTCCAGATTAAATAAGCTGTCGAACATATCTGAAAATGCGAAGCCTTTATCCAGGTAACCTTTATTCAGTTGAGAAAACTCGGCAAGGCCATGAAGTATAAATTCCATCAGCAACAACTGCTGATTTTCTACCAAGCGAGGGTGGAACTGTTTAACCAGTTCTTTAAGTCCGGTAACTGAGTTTAAGGCCTTTTTATATTCTTCTAAAGAAAGGTCGTCAATTAGAGACAAGGTATTGCCCTCGCTAAACCAGCTGATCACACTTTCATAAGGGTTGCCTTTTTTAGATTTTTTAGCCTTTTCAGGATCAGGGAAATATTGCAGCAGTAAAGTTTTAACTGCTTTACCTACAAGGATGTTGGCCACTTTGGCAGGGCCTTCCAGCTCACCTTCATAAACTAGCTCAATCTTACCGGTAATAGCAGGGATAACACCTAAAAAGTCAGAGATACGCACAAACGTATTTTTCTCACCGTTAATCAGCATGCGGCGTTCGGCATTGCTGATCAGGTTTTCATAAGCTGAGATGGTTAAACGCGCAGATACACCTGATTTTTTATCGATATATTCTGAGTCGCGCGCTTCAAAGGCAATTTGCTCAATTAAATCTTTCACCAGGCCATCTGCTTCTACTTTCTCGCGTTGCTCTGCGGTAAGCTGTGCTTCCTGCTGAGTAATACGGCGTGAAATATCCAGTGAACGTGGATAGTGTGTTAGTATCTGGCTTTCGATACGGTCTTTCAACGGTGTTACAATTGAACCGCGATTGGTATAATCTTCAGGGTTGGCTGTAAACACAAATTGTATGTCTAAAGGCAATCGCAATTTAAAACCACGGATCTGGATATCTTTTTCCTGAAGGATATTAAATAAAGATACCTGTATACGTGCCTGCAAATCCGGAAGCTCATTGATCACAAATATGCCACGGTGCGCACGCGGGATTAATCCGAAATGGATTACGCGTTCATCGGCATAAGTTAATTTTAAAGTAGCTGCCTTGATAGGATCAACGTCACCAATCAAATCGGCAACGGTCACATCAGGTGTGGCCAGTTTTTCAGTGTAGCGTTCACTGCGATGAACCCATGCAATAGGCGTATCATCGCCTTTAGTAGCTATATCATTACGCCCAAACCATGAAATCGGTTCCAGCGGATCATCAAAAATTTCTGAACCAGCAATGTATGGTATATACTCATCAAGCAGGTTAACCAGCAAACGGGCAATACGTGTTTTAGCCTGTCCGCGTAGCCCTAACAATAACGTGTTATGACGCGACAAGATAGCAGTTTGCAGGTCGGGGATAACGGTATCCTCGTAACCGATAATGCCTTCAAAACCGTCATCTTTATTTTGAAGCTGCTTAATCAGGTTTTCTCTTAGTTCTTCTTTAACCGAACGGCTGCGATAATCAGTTTTTTTTAGCTCGCCGAGGGTTTTAATATTTAATATTTTGCTCATTAGTTCTTAGCTCTAGTCCGAAAGTCCGTAAGACCGAACGTGATTATTTATGTTTTATAAATGCCCTAAAGTGGGCTTTGTTATCAAGGCAACTTCCGGACTTCCCGACTCGCGGACTTCCGGACTGATACCTATCTTACTGTTTTTCTGCGGTTTTTGATATAATCTTCAAAAATGTATTCGCCTAAACCGGTTAGCGAGCTGTAAAACGCACGGCCGCCATTAGTTTCTGTAAACTTGCGTACAAACTGTTGCAGGTAAGGGTCGCGGGCAATCATAAAGGTAGTGATCGGTATTTTTAACCTTTTGCATTGCGCGGCCATATTCAGCGTCTTGTTAACCACCTTACGGTCCAGCCCTATACTATTCTTATAGTATTTAGTACCTTCCTTT encodes the following:
- a CDS encoding metallophosphoesterase gives rise to the protein MTRQTITLVFISALLLLADLYIIKGLKSAVKWRFLHTKWFTKTYWTVSVALIVGMFLSIFFKLGMGIRAAILLSFFLLLIGKAIVLVFLFIDDLRRTGKWALTKKQPDESGKLKPANPTDISRSEFLVKAGLLAGALPVGALTWGIIDGVYDYKVIRQTLYLPNLPKKFDGIKLGQISDVHSGSFYNKKAVAGGVDLLMREKPDFIFFTGDLVNDLATEMRDYQDIFGKIKAPLGVYSSLGNHDYGDYSWWPNEAAKQKNHQDLMDTHKRLGWDLLLNENRRLKVEGEEIGILGVENWGLISRFPKRGRLDLATKNTDDLPVKLLLSHDPSHWRAKVLPGYPQIDVMFSGHTHGMQAGIRTKEFQWSPIEYIYKEWAGLYQEGKQQLYVNVGYGFLGYPGRVGILPEITIFELKSSAQPA
- a CDS encoding sigma 54-interacting transcriptional regulator, whose amino-acid sequence is MSKILNIKTLGELKKTDYRSRSVKEELRENLIKQLQNKDDGFEGIIGYEDTVIPDLQTAILSRHNTLLLGLRGQAKTRIARLLVNLLDEYIPYIAGSEIFDDPLEPISWFGRNDIATKGDDTPIAWVHRSERYTEKLATPDVTVADLIGDVDPIKAATLKLTYADERVIHFGLIPRAHRGIFVINELPDLQARIQVSLFNILQEKDIQIRGFKLRLPLDIQFVFTANPEDYTNRGSIVTPLKDRIESQILTHYPRSLDISRRITQQEAQLTAEQREKVEADGLVKDLIEQIAFEARDSEYIDKKSGVSARLTISAYENLISNAERRMLINGEKNTFVRISDFLGVIPAITGKIELVYEGELEGPAKVANILVGKAVKTLLLQYFPDPEKAKKSKKGNPYESVISWFSEGNTLSLIDDLSLEEYKKALNSVTGLKELVKQFHPRLVENQQLLLMEFILHGLAEFSQLNKGYLDKGFAFSDMFDSLFNLEEDDDFEDDRY